A single genomic interval of Zingiber officinale cultivar Zhangliang chromosome 4A, Zo_v1.1, whole genome shotgun sequence harbors:
- the LOC121969787 gene encoding serine/threonine-protein phosphatase BSL3-like isoform X1 translates to MCLSYLQDLLRIRATGRQPSLPSVQDQIQAAQSYIDYLFLGDYVNRGQHSLETITLLLALKIEYPHNIHLISGNHEATDINALFGFRTECIERMGEQDGIWAWHRINRLFNWLPLAALMEKKVICMHGGIGHSINHVEQFENLQRPITMETRAIVLMDLLWSDPTENDSVEGLRPNAKGPGLVTFGLIVRAHECVMDGFERFAQGHLITLFSATNYCGTTNNTGAILILGPDLVVVPKLIHPLPPAFHSPETSPERHIEDTWMQEINATNQPRLPEADLKWQMIEVL, encoded by the exons ATGTGCCTTTCCTATTTGCAGGACTTGCTACGAATACGAGCGACGGGAAGGCAACCAAGTCTGCCCTCAGTGCAAGACCAGATTCAAGCGGCTCAAAG TTATATTGATTATCTCTTTTTGGGTGATTACGTTAATCGTGGCCAACATAGCCTGGAAACTATTACTCTTCTCCTTGCATTAAAG ATTGAATATCCACATAATATACATTTAATTAGTGGAAACCATGAGGCAACAGACATTAATGCTTTATTTGGGTTTCGTACCGAGTGCATCGAGAGAATG GGAGAACAAGACGGAATCTGGGCATGGCACCGTATTAACAGATTGTTTAATTGGTTGCCTTTAGCTGCTTTAATGGAGAAGAAAGTTATCTGCATGCATGGTGGTATTGGTCATTCCATAAATCATGTAGAGCAGTTCGAAAACCTTCAACGACCTATCACAATGGAAACTAGAGCAATAGTTCTTATGGATCTGCTATG GTCTGATCCAACAGAGAACGACAGTGTTGAGGGGTTAAGACCAAATGCCAAGGGGCCTGGCTTGGTTACTTTTGGG TTGATAGTAAGGGCACATGAGTGTGTCATGGATGGTTTTGAACGATTTGCTCAGGGTCATTTAATCACTCTTTTCTCTGCAACTAACTATTGTG GAACAACAAATAACACGGGGGCAATTTTGATTTTGGGACCAGATCTTGTGGTTGTCCCAAAGCTAATTCATCCCTTACCTCCTGCCTTCCATTCTCCTGAAACATCACCGGAACGTCATATTGAGGATACATGGATGCAA GAAATT
- the LOC121969787 gene encoding serine/threonine-protein phosphatase BSL3-like isoform X3, whose amino-acid sequence MKIFSIKEFLKIEYPHNIHLISGNHEATDINALFGFRTECIERMGEQDGIWAWHRINRLFNWLPLAALMEKKVICMHGGIGHSINHVEQFENLQRPITMETRAIVLMDLLWSDPTENDSVEGLRPNAKGPGLVTFGLIVRAHECVMDGFERFAQGHLITLFSATNYCGTTNNTGAILILGPDLVVVPKLIHPLPPAFHSPETSPERHIEDTWMQEINATNQPRLPEADLKWQMIEVL is encoded by the exons atgaaaatatttagcATCAAAGAATTCTTGAAG ATTGAATATCCACATAATATACATTTAATTAGTGGAAACCATGAGGCAACAGACATTAATGCTTTATTTGGGTTTCGTACCGAGTGCATCGAGAGAATG GGAGAACAAGACGGAATCTGGGCATGGCACCGTATTAACAGATTGTTTAATTGGTTGCCTTTAGCTGCTTTAATGGAGAAGAAAGTTATCTGCATGCATGGTGGTATTGGTCATTCCATAAATCATGTAGAGCAGTTCGAAAACCTTCAACGACCTATCACAATGGAAACTAGAGCAATAGTTCTTATGGATCTGCTATG GTCTGATCCAACAGAGAACGACAGTGTTGAGGGGTTAAGACCAAATGCCAAGGGGCCTGGCTTGGTTACTTTTGGG TTGATAGTAAGGGCACATGAGTGTGTCATGGATGGTTTTGAACGATTTGCTCAGGGTCATTTAATCACTCTTTTCTCTGCAACTAACTATTGTG GAACAACAAATAACACGGGGGCAATTTTGATTTTGGGACCAGATCTTGTGGTTGTCCCAAAGCTAATTCATCCCTTACCTCCTGCCTTCCATTCTCCTGAAACATCACCGGAACGTCATATTGAGGATACATGGATGCAA GAAATT
- the LOC121969787 gene encoding serine/threonine-protein phosphatase BSL3-like isoform X2 produces the protein MKIFSIKEFLKVLLCTLLVQVYVYKYVVSLNFSKFSESMLQIEYPHNIHLISGNHEATDINALFGFRTECIERMGEQDGIWAWHRINRLFNWLPLAALMEKKVICMHGGIGHSINHVEQFENLQRPITMETRAIVLMDLLWSDPTENDSVEGLRPNAKGPGLVTFGLIVRAHECVMDGFERFAQGHLITLFSATNYCGTTNNTGAILILGPDLVVVPKLIHPLPPAFHSPETSPERHIEDTWMQEINATNQPRLPEADLKWQMIEVL, from the exons atgaaaatatttagcATCAAAGAATTCTTGAAGGTATTACTTTGCACTCTTCTTGTACAGGTTTATGTTTACAAATATGTTgtatctttaaacttttcaaaattttctgaaTCAATGTTACAGATTGAATATCCACATAATATACATTTAATTAGTGGAAACCATGAGGCAACAGACATTAATGCTTTATTTGGGTTTCGTACCGAGTGCATCGAGAGAATG GGAGAACAAGACGGAATCTGGGCATGGCACCGTATTAACAGATTGTTTAATTGGTTGCCTTTAGCTGCTTTAATGGAGAAGAAAGTTATCTGCATGCATGGTGGTATTGGTCATTCCATAAATCATGTAGAGCAGTTCGAAAACCTTCAACGACCTATCACAATGGAAACTAGAGCAATAGTTCTTATGGATCTGCTATG GTCTGATCCAACAGAGAACGACAGTGTTGAGGGGTTAAGACCAAATGCCAAGGGGCCTGGCTTGGTTACTTTTGGG TTGATAGTAAGGGCACATGAGTGTGTCATGGATGGTTTTGAACGATTTGCTCAGGGTCATTTAATCACTCTTTTCTCTGCAACTAACTATTGTG GAACAACAAATAACACGGGGGCAATTTTGATTTTGGGACCAGATCTTGTGGTTGTCCCAAAGCTAATTCATCCCTTACCTCCTGCCTTCCATTCTCCTGAAACATCACCGGAACGTCATATTGAGGATACATGGATGCAA GAAATT